In Sesamum indicum cultivar Zhongzhi No. 13 linkage group LG1, S_indicum_v1.0, whole genome shotgun sequence, the sequence GGATTTGATGGAAGCTAATCTTCAAAATGCCATCGACGCGTATTGTCCTCCCTGTTTGCGCCCTCTTGATCTTGAAGACATGGAATCAAGTCGGTTGCAGCCATTGATATCCCCCAGATAAATCATTCTGCCTCATCTTTTACATTCCTGATTGTGCATTGCCTGCTTCAAGTTTGATTggagtttgaattttgacaCTGTTAGCTGCTGCTTTTAGAGCCTCAAATGTTTTTGTAGACTCGCAGAGAGAATGTTGAGGATATTTGATCCTACCAGCTACTCAagattgattttcttttatcatttttattggtCGGAGTGATTAATATCTAacaaagattataatacaaCAACTCCTACTATGCAGTAGACCACGCACATGGTGCGATTCGAACCCATCCTTTAAGATGATGGAGCCTTAATTTCGCTTACTGAGGGTTTCGCTGGCAGTAATCCATGGTGTTACTCTGTGAAAGTTGTGTTTATCTATATATCCCAActttttatgagaaaaatgattttagtaTTAAAATTCACGATTATATCAATGCGGattgtgtttaaattttaaaactgtctttatgcttttttaattgaaaactTCTACTAAGTAGGCTCTAGTTTTTAaggcaaaattatacttttacgTTTATAGAATTAGGTattcaacatttttaattttttattttctggagtttttaaaatgatcCAAAATTTGAGAACATCCGACGCATTTAATCctatatattacaatatttttaaaatgattccaaaatagaaaaaagtcAACATTTCTAGTTCCATAAACTCCTTAGAGAATTAAATGGGTCGGATTTTCTTAAGTTTGAGACAATTTTAggaattttataaagtaaaggacgatatatattgaatttttttaattttggaatcaTTTTGAAATACTATGAAACGATTAAAAATGTTGAACAATCCTATCCTACAAAATTAATAGTGTATTATTTTGTCAGTTGTTAACTAACGAAGTTAAAATGACACCGTAAAACATGCTTTATTTACAACCAACAACGAACAAGAAAACCATAAATTCTTCAACTTACAGTACCAACATGAACCATTCCTGCATATTCTAATTTAAACGCACTCTCAAAGCCATCAACTCAATAAACTGCACACAGATAGGACAGAACAAAAAGAATCAGATGTTTGCTCCAAGCAAAGTCACGAGGAAGTCCTTATAGTCTCCGGAAGTGTCGTCTATGATGGCATTGTCCATGCTAGATTTGTTGGTGTTGAAATATTCTGCCCTGACATTCATCAAATCGATTTCAGCTCGACAGACGATAGCTCTGGTCAGTGAATCTTCGTCAGTCCCCAGTCCTACAATCGACGCTTTTATGACCTGGACAGTCCAAAGCATAAAGACATGGTTATTTCAAAAGAgaacttcaaaaaaatttctttcttaatttagATAGTTAAAGGTCGGTAATCCAAATTTCATGTGTTGCATGTTTTTGAGATTTCTCCTAAACATTTAAAACACTCCAAAATCCATGAGTTTGCATAGCGCTTTTCAATAGACACTAAAAGAGGGTGTCAGAATTGCATGGTATTTCCAGAATATAAAGACATCGAGAGAGCGAAAAAGTCGTAATCACCTCAACTTATTTGCAATAACTTCCAACTTATGAGATTTATAAGCACAACCTGTTGTTTCAAACACTCTTAGTTTATACTCAGCCAAAAGTTATAATTactagaaatatttttttgtggaaCACCCCCCAAGTAAAGTCGACATTATGGAACATAAGTGGAAGATGCTTTTTAATTACCTCAGCAAAGTGTTTCTCAGGGGAGTCTATGCACCAAACCACCACTTTCATAACAGACTCCAAAATGCCCTTTCCGCAGGCCATAATCTCCTGTGAAATGAAATTCCAAGCTGTGAAAATCGAAACAAAGGAAGACGAAATTTATCAATCATCTGCTACAAAGAAAAGCCAAACCTGGTCTATGGATTTCCcgtagttatttttataacacAGAAAGGTTTGTGCAAGCTGAAACATATTCCTTGTGCTGAGAACTCGTACAACCTCATCATCGTCTAATTTCTTTGCTTCAATGGCCTTACGCAGTATAGCTGCCTCCATATTGGCCATATCATAATCTACATGTTCTTTATCATATCTGTAGGAACTCACCAAACTAACCAAGATCTGTTGATAGTAGGGTCCAAgtgagaaaacaaaaaacagacctttttcattttttccaaaatacgTCAGTTCAGTGTGTTCTCACTTATGTTTGTTTATCTTGTACTGATACAataaacaaaaccaaacatattaaaaattctcaaaaacACACtcatctctttctctttctattttctgaaaattttcaaactagAACCAAACAGAGCCAAAACCTTTAATCTGCATGACAGtatgaattattatagtttcagggtaattacaccaaaactCCTAGGAttcattttgagaaattttttagTCTTTAAAAATGACAATTGACAACTATATTCCACGAGATCATAGTCAAGATAATGGATCCAACCTCTGACGACCAGATGACCAAgcaaatttatatacaataaaacaaCGAGCACATTGTAAGAATTTCTAACTCTTGATTGCTATGCAACTGAGTAATATCTGTAAGAAAGTACATAAGCTGAAAAAAGTTGAGAGGAAGAATTAGAACtgtgtgtttgtttatttatctcttggctaaattaagaataaataaactgCTGTACACCTTTTGAACAGGAGGAGAGACGTTGGATATGATGTCTTCTTCAAGCGAACAGTTGAAAAGAGAGCAATAAGCTTGCCTTACCGCAACCAAATGGTGCGGTGATGAAGCACATGCTATCTCTACTATTACTTGTAATTGGAttatgcttttctttcttgactTTAATGCCTCATTTGCAAGCCNNNNNNNNNNNNNNNNNNNNNNNNNNNNNNNNNNNNNNNNNNNATAAGATTACCGCTTTCTGTATTTcataaaacattaaaatcaaCCATGCACCAATTGAATAGGTAATGAGTATTCTATCAGATACTAACACCTGGAGATTGCTATTTTGCCCTTCAGAAAAAAATCTGATCTGTTTGGGATTAATGTTGATTTCTACATCTATGTTATAAGAATAGGGAAAATCAGTgcaaactctctaaaataagtttttatatcCGAAAAATCCATTCAACCGATGTTTCTTTCCAAACAAACAACTACAGACTTTTACCTATTTCTGGATGAAATACCCTTGAACTTCTCAAagactttttatttatgatctTCAGTTATcaaagttttttctttttaaaatatgaatttatttgtagtaaaaacttaatttatgaACTTTAGTTAATTTAGTCCATCCAATTTTAGAAAGTGAAACTGTCTCttctataaattttacatatgaaagttcaagaaaatatatttctcaaattatcTTTAACACAAATCACTAGGAACAACCCTAAGAAATTCTATCAAAAGACTATCAGattcactaattttttaattcaagaagGCCTATCGAGGgtaatttaacaaaaagatTAACTGTAGTTTTCTGGAATGATAAGTTGATGGAATGGATACTCAAATCAACCGCATAGAGGGACCTTTTGCAAATTAAAATGGAAGTAAAGGTTACAAATGTGTACCCTAAAATCACCAGATAACTCAGAGATAAGACAATCAATAAGAGACTTATTGTAAAGCTGCTGATACGTCTCTCTGATCTTCTTCCTCTGGCCTGCATTTCTGCGCCCCAGAATCCTTATTACCGCCTTCTCGTCTGTTCCCAGTCCTATATACAAACCAAcaaaaaacaccaaaatacATCGTAACTGATCCTATACTTCACTAACAAAGCCATCCACACTGTAATCCTACACAGAGGCGAAAGTCTGAGCATCGCGTAGTGTGtgtaaagaaataaaacacaccataaacaaacacaaaaatgGGGGGGGGGAGTGTGGAAATTAATAGAAGAGGAAAATTAGGGTACCCTGGAAAGCATTATTGAGTCTTTCACAGTCTTCAGCTGGAGATGGAACGACGTCTGGGATTCTGAGTGTCGCCATTTCTTCTTGCGATAGTTCTTCAATCtccccttcttcttctttccttctttGTCGAATTTATGGGAAAATTTTCGAAGGAAATGGGAATGTGTCACTGCTGTGGCGTTTGCAAGTGTTTCGGTTTCGTTCTGAGTTTCATTATCAGTTTCTTAGTTTCAACTGTTCTCCCCGGCAGGGCCGGAGAAATTAGACTTGCGGATGAAactactcttttttttttattgttgttggaCCTTTATGCCCCTTCCTTTTCTATCATTTCCTTCTACCTCCCCAGAGTCAATACTTACATTATTTAGAACAAATTAGCTCCTCTAAAACATGATACAAATACAGAATTGTCCAAAATATCCGTTTGCacctaaattataattttacatattattttaaaaaaaataaaaatttttattttataataatattcgtTGAACATCAAACTttaacattataataataccaataatatttcaaataacggaaaattttataattacatcaaattttataaaaaccgaatataatttatcctattattTTAAGCTAGTTTTTCTATTTAAGTTTTAGTCTTATCAAATctaaagttatatttataaaatcaaagcaTATAAAGGAAGAAACAGAacaatcatttataaaaatttgaattgttgTGTCTTTTCATCTTGTTGGACTttataatagttaataattaaaagggaGCACCCACACTTTCATCTGACACGACAGGACATAAATAATACACCACTgctaccatttttttttatgtaatgtGATTCACATTTCTGTGTTTTACAGCTGGCAACATAAAttgttcatatatacatataaaagtcaaataattaattattgagaattgattatatatagataggttGATGTGTACGAAGTGTGAATagttatttacaaaattaattttattaaacacaTAAACGTGCTTAGCTGTTGGGTAGCTGTAATagaaaatcaatcaatcatatatttcttacTTTTGAAAAGTAAAGTACGTATCAAATATCATAGTCATGTTAGAAATTTTTGTtatggataattttatttttggtttactAAGTCActgattatttgtaattttcatttcatctcgacgagagaaaaaaaaaaagaataacataatattGATACTATCCAgatattgtttttgtttttttttaattggcaTACTTCTCATTGCAGGCAGATGAGAAGGTCGAAGGTTGAATATATCCAAATAATTGGCGATTGTTTTGTAAGAAAAGTCGGggctaattaataaaagtggTGGGGTcgtaattattaaatgaatttttaattgaatcaaattaattatataataagtgacATATATCTTCacgtaaaaaaatataacagtaGAAAGTTTCCTTGTGATCTTCAAATATAGGAAAATGCTGCCTCGAATTCGGTTGTGATTCACACATTGCCCTTCATGAGATTTGGgctcaatttttaataataattaattttatatcttaaTTTATGAACCGTTAGATCTTATTCGATATACATTTTATAGTGGAAATTTATAGAGTAGAAATCAACaatcatatttctttaaatatgaattgaaTTGAAGGATCTAAATTATAGTTGAAGGTGGATCCACTAATAATGTGGACAGGGAAGTTGAAGATGAGATGCATATGTAACATCGAACATGATAATGTGGATAATATTTGTTGTCCACATCTTAGTTGtccttacaaaattaataatatgtaaaatgaAGCTTAGGTGTGTGGACAAGGGAATATGAGGCACATGagttttcatgttttttaTGCACCACATCTATCACACTGGAAGCCCACCTCCCCTCATTTtccaatttattatatgaaaatataaaaatcaaatggaAGCTTCTTCTTACCGGATATGtgtaataaatatgaaatcaCACTATGCACATTccaataaaatacttatatgtaattaagaataattaatttaataatactcCTAAATACTTTTTCTGTCACCGGATTGAATGAGTCACTGAGACACTCATTATTGTAATACATAAGACcaattaaatcattatttacTACAAGAAAAAGGGGACTTGACTGCCATGTCTCCATTACCTTggggtattttggtatttgtagCCATTTGATGGGCCAACTTACACGAATTGAAGTACCTAAAATAACCTCGCAACGTGGTATAAATCCGTCACTGCCAATTCATTATCCTTCAGACGAACCCAAAAAGGATCTCCCAAAGTTTGAGCAATGGCAGCGTCAGACGACGTCGAATCTCTCGCCAGAGCTTTCTCAggttatttctcaattttcactatttatttttttcataattaattccatcttgcatttttcttttctctatgtttcttttttattttaaggaaaaaaaaaacctctaTCTAATTCTTATAAAAATGGCTTACATGAATAttctcaaataattacactatcgACTCTAACAGTATATTACTGTCTGAAACTTCAGCTTGTGACcacgattaattaatatttatcatgatattaattataaacaaagcattttaaattaaaattaatattttgatcccGAAACAATGATCAATAATTAGTGTGCAGTCCTGAATCCTCGTGAGGGACAATCTAATAATTTGGGTACAATACTTGTTTGTTGGAGATCGCATGTACGGATATTGAATATGTATGTAGAGTGTGTGCAgtcgtaaattaaaattaattacaagcaTAGTAAAAGATGATATGTATAAGATGGTACCTAGAAATTCAACTACGCTATTTACAATTGTAAGTTTTTGCGGGACTGGACATCTCATCTGAAATTGTGTGTGCTAAATAGTTACTAATTATGAGGTAAAAATGTCAGGTGTTGGTGTGGATGAGCAGGCGTTGATATCCGTTCTGGGGAAATGGCATCCGGAGCAGAGGCAGCATTTCAGGAAAGCCACACGCGATTTCTTTGTTGAAGATGAACGCCAATTCGAGAGGTGGAACGATCGCCATATCTTGCAGCTCCGCCACGAGTTTTTACGTCTCAAGGTACCTACTTACCTACCTTGTTAATTTCACGTCAACtacattttataagctctcaaACATCGTTTCTGAACCCATCTAAaacatgataaattataatttgaggATGCGATCGTGGCGTGGACCATGCATCCATGGGAGAGAGACGCCCGGCTGTTGAAAGAGGCGTTGTACAAGGGGCCTCAATACAATGTGCTGATAGAAATCGCCTGTACCAGATCGTCCGAGGAACTCTTGGGCGCACGAAGAGCCTATCACTCCCTCTTCCATCACTCAATCGAGGAAGACGTCGCGTTCCACGTCCACACCCCCGAGAAAGAGGtcacttaaaatttatagaaatattacaaatttttggCGAGGAAAGAATTGCTTATagcatatttaatttgattatatatatatattacactaaGAAAAAGtgcagaaaaaaattagaacaaaagCTCTAACTATGGTTTTGTGTGTTGGGCAGCTTTTGGTTGCAGTTTTGAGTTCTTACAGATATGAAGGGCCAAAAGTGGATGAAGAGACTGCGAAATTAGAGGCGAAGACCCTCTCAGATGTCATAGGGAAGAAGGGTCTTAATAAAGAAGATGAGGATGTTGTGATCAGGATATTATCCACCAGGAGTAAGCTCCATCTCAAGGCCATTTACAAGCATTACAAGGCTATTACAGGAAACTACTTAGACGAGGTACGAATCTAACCATGTTCGTTAATTCTGACACTCANNNNNNNNNNNNNNNNNNNNNNNNNNNNNNNNNNNNNAGTATTTTCTTCGTAGTTTCTGAATTGTCTTGGTTGTTATTTATGTGAAAGGATATCGAGGGAGACTCGCGTCTAAAAGAGACTGTCCAATGCTTATGCACGCCCGAAAAGTACTTTAGCCAGGTGAATTAAATTTCACGCCCTTTAAAAGCATTGTTCTGgatcgatataatttatttattttttatttaaaatgattgtattattattattatttttttatatatataaattgtttaCAGGTTCTGGATGCGTCGTTGAGATACAACGCGGACGAGATAAGCAAAGAAGCGTTGAGTCGAGTAATTGTGACGAGAGCGGACGCGGATATGAAGCAAATCAAAGAAGAATACCATGGGAAGTACGGTGTAAGCCTGGGGAAGAAGATTGAAGAAGTTGCCAATGGAAACTACAGAGATTTTTTGCTGACTTTGATTGCAAGATCAGGAGAGTAATTTGAGTAGTTGTTGAGAAAGTTCTGCTTGAACCTCGATCGGCTCTAATTGGAATCCATTTTGCTCCGGTCATCTTTTTTTCCTTGGTCTTTTGCTGTATGATTGCTTCTGAGTATTGTTTGAGGTGAAAATAACATCAACTTTGGCTTTGCAATCCGCGCCGGTTTGAGAACGTGTGCCGCGATGCACGTGCTCTTTCTAATACTTTTCTTGATGATGTTAGACAATGGATTATTTGTGCTGAACTACCATTTTCTGTTAGCTCATGTGGTATATATCGCTTATGTCGGATCCCTAAACCTGTCGGGGGTGAAACTTTATAATGATTCATGATTGTATTGTActcttatactttttttctatttaataaaatttacatttatcggaaaaaaaattattttttggtcattttgaGTTGGAAGTTCCAATTTTGAGATTGTTGGACATCTTACAATATATTATTGCGATAATTACAgtgttttttcataaaatttggtttaatCATACATGAACTCGATAATAACggttaaaaaattcataatcattttataaatttattattttgccCTTTCTTATATATCACACCAACATTTTTGAGGTTTATTCACATTAAGGCACATCTTTAAGGTATGTTATATTACAATTATCCCttcatatttgtttgtttgatataattagacccctataatttaatatttattcaaataaaataatcaaatatttaaaggaCTTTTGACAATAGGTCACTAAAGTAAATTTCTCGAATTCAGATTTTAAGTCCATAATATACTTagatttatatcaatttttgtcattattttttctcctcctaaatttcacttttcttatattatatttttattacaaatatatatacatataaaggGAATTACTGCTACCTCCCCTAAaatttttgacataattaaccTCAGTAACCTATTAATCTAAATTAAGATTTAAACTCATAAAACAAGggaaatataaaaagaaatataattatttattcctcCGAAATCGAATAGCGAAAACATAATAGGCATCCATAGCCACCATTTTCAGTTCACAAACTCAAATAAaacatagaaaattaaattaaaacagtCCCCAAATTACATTAATCTTGTTTTCCGAGCAGAGTGAGGAGGAAGGCGTTGTAGTCCCCCGAAGTCTCTTTAGCAACTGCATGATCAAGACTGATATTGTTCCTCTTCTGGTAAAGCTGCTTAATCTCCTTCAGGTCTTTCTCAGCTCGCGTTACCACCACGCGTGTCAGTGACTCTTCATCGGTACTGGGGCGGTTCAGAGCTTGGCGAATTACCTATAGCCGCATCAATAATGGAGTTactttaattcttcaagatAATGCAATGGATGTCCTGTGGTCAGTAATTACCTTCTCATAGTACTTTTCATGGTCAGTGAAGCAACGGATAGCAGTACGTAAGGCAGACAAATAGTCACTACACGGGTCGCCTCTCAAATGctgaaaacaaaatatatatatatatatatatcagcataaatatgtgaatttattttttcctacttttaattttaaaattttgaaataaaccTCATCAATAATGTCGATTTTGTACCATGATCATCTTTACCTTAGTAATCGATGCACCATGATCATCTTTATAGTGATTTAAGGTTGCTAGGATTTGGGCTTTGCTCCTTGTCGATATGATTCTGACAACTTCGTCGTGACTGAAAGCTTTTTCTGTAATAGCTTTATGGAGAATATCAGCCTCAGAATTTGCCAATTTTGTAGTGATCTCTTCTCCTCTGTACCTGTAAATGCCCACCAAACCAACCAAAAACTGCACACAACACACTcaatattactaaattattcaaaattactACCCCTTTTTTTTCCATCATTATTTCAGGTTATCAAGTGCAATTGACCCTCCtgtaaaaatactaataaaaaagaaaaacatctaGTCGAAAAAGCGATACGGgctcgtaatttttttttttaaaaaaagaataatggaaaccattttcatcatttggTGGGGCccaaaatatactttttttttaaaaaaataaataagaatggtctttaggaaaataaaagaaactatAATTCTTTGAGggcaattattattaaaaaatgcacACCTTGCGAATGTCGCCTGAGGTGTGTTGAGCCAAGTCTTCTTCCAAGGAACGCTTGTAGCGTGCTTGGTAAGCACGCTTTGTAGCTAAAAACTCCTCCGGCGAATGAATGCATGAAATTTCAATGATTACGCGGTAATCAGGCACCGGCGTCTTCTTGATTGCGACGTGCAGGAGTACAGCATCTCGATCTTCTGGATCCAATATCCATCGATACACAGCTCTCtagttcaaattcaaattgcaTCATCAAAAATCGTTAGTGTTATTCTATATTAACcagaaattacaaattatacggtaaataaatatattatttatatcatcaatatacaatttcaagaaaataatcaatcatatcGATTTAGTTCGGTCAAACTTGACTTGAGTAGGAATCTTTGCGTTCACCGAGCGTTACATACCCTTAAAAAGTATGTGTCAAGCATTCAATTACTCAGTGTACTGCACATTAATTGGGCGTCAACATCTACAAAATccgaaattaattataaagagaGATATATAGTACCTCAAAGTCTCCGGAGAGCTCAGACTCAAGGCGCTTGACAAGATCTTCCTGGTACAAGTCCTCGTACGCTTGTCTGATCAGCTTTCTCTGAGTCGCATTTCTCCTTCCAAGTATTGAAATCACGGCTTTTTCATCAGTTCCCCATCCtgcaaaaatcaaatattcaaacgtgttgattttgatgaatgaatcattacatatatgtaaatataccTTGGAAAGCTTTTCTGAGAGCTTCAGCATCAGCAACAGGAGAAGGGTGCTCAGGGAAACATATAGTAGACATGTCTTTTTGCCTTAGaacaatttcttcttcttgttctaATTGTGCACTTCTTGCTGTGTCTTCATGGCCGTATTTATAGGAGTGCGGCATTTAATGTTGGAAGTAACGCCAGGAGATTTAGGTTACACTACTCAATAAATATACACTgttactaatatatttttttttaaaaataaattacaatatactTGTTGAGATtcgttataattacaaatatttattcttatttcaaaagttatcagtatcttttgatatttgatgaaattatgtaattttttgtggaTGCTTGAAATTGTAACTTTGACCTTAttgtatatattcttttataaaattgaaaaattgtaaaa encodes:
- the LOC105169626 gene encoding annexin D3 (The sequence of the model RefSeq protein was modified relative to this genomic sequence to represent the inferred CDS: added 30 bases not found in genome assembly), coding for MATLRIPDVVPSPAEDCERLNNAFQGLGTDEKAVIRILGRRNAGQRKKIRETYQQLYNKSLIDCLISELSGDFRKAVILWTYDPAERDARLANEALKSRKKSIIQLQVIVEIACASSPHHLVAVRQAYCSLFNCSLEEDIISNVSPPVQKILVSLVSSYRYDKEHVDYDMANMEAAILRKAIEAKKLDDDEVVRVLSTRNMFQLAQTFLCYKNNYGKSIDQEIMACGKGILESVMKVVVWCIDSPEKHFAEVIKASIVGLGTDEDSLTRAIVCRAEIDLMNVRAEYFNTNKSSMDNAIIDDTSGDYKDFLVTLLGANI
- the LOC105169634 gene encoding annexin D4 — protein: MAASDDVESLARAFSGVGVDEQALISVLGKWHPEQRQHFRKATRDFFVEDERQFERWNDRHILQLRHEFLRLKDAIVAWTMHPWERDARLLKEALYKGPQYNVLIEIACTRSSEELLGARRAYHSLFHHSIEEDVAFHVHTPEKELLVAVLSSYRYEGPKVDEETAKLEAKTLSDVIGKKGLNKEDEDVVIRILSTRSKLHLKAIYKHYKAITGNYLDEDIEGDSRLKETVQCLCTPEKYFSQVLDASLRYNADEISKEALSRVIVTRADADMKQIKEEYHGKYGVSLGKKIEEVANGNYRDFLLTLIARSGE
- the LOC105169643 gene encoding annexin-like protein RJ4 — protein: MSTICFPEHPSPVADAEALRKAFQGWGTDEKAVISILGRRNATQRKLIRQAYEDLYQEDLVKRLESELSGDFERAVYRWILDPEDRDAVLLHVAIKKTPVPDYRVIIEISCIHSPEEFLATKRAYQARYKRSLEEDLAQHTSGDIRKFLVGLVGIYRYRGEEITTKLANSEADILHKAITEKAFSHDEVVRIISTRSKAQILATLNHYKDDHGASITKHLRGDPCSDYLSALRTAIRCFTDHEKYYEKVIRQALNRPSTDEESLTRVVVTRAEKDLKEIKQLYQKRNNISLDHAVAKETSGDYNAFLLTLLGKQD